A DNA window from Longimicrobium sp. contains the following coding sequences:
- a CDS encoding polysaccharide biosynthesis/export family protein, giving the protein MRTFFGLLLLATTLAARPLAAQAPAAPPQTDSSAWAALTLQPGDLVRVTVWREPDLSGEFQVDPDGVVTLPMIGPQTVAGVPLRQLRNRLVGLYQANLRNPSINIVPLRRVNVLGEVQKPGMYPVDPTVSLAGVVAMAGGATGWGRLDRIRILRGTTVLLERADAAQTLNSAGIRSNDQIVVERRSWLDRNSATVLASGLSVLATIITTAIIVNR; this is encoded by the coding sequence ATGCGAACGTTTTTCGGGCTCCTTCTCCTCGCCACCACCCTCGCCGCCCGGCCCCTGGCCGCGCAGGCCCCCGCCGCGCCGCCCCAGACCGACTCGAGCGCCTGGGCCGCGCTCACGCTGCAGCCGGGCGACCTGGTGAGGGTCACGGTATGGCGCGAGCCCGACCTCTCCGGCGAGTTCCAGGTGGACCCCGACGGCGTGGTGACGCTGCCCATGATCGGCCCGCAGACGGTGGCGGGCGTGCCGCTGCGGCAGCTGCGCAACCGGCTGGTGGGGCTGTACCAGGCCAACCTGCGCAACCCGTCCATCAACATCGTGCCGCTGCGGCGGGTGAACGTGCTGGGCGAGGTGCAGAAGCCGGGGATGTACCCGGTGGATCCCACCGTGAGCCTGGCCGGGGTGGTGGCCATGGCGGGCGGCGCCACGGGGTGGGGGCGGCTCGACCGCATCCGCATCCTGCGCGGCACCACCGTGCTGCTCGAGCGCGCCGACGCGGCGCAGACGCTGAACTCGGCGGGGATCCGCTCGAACGACCAGATCGTGGTGGAGCGGCGCAGCTGGCTCGACCGCAACAGCGCCACGGTGCTGGCCTCGGGGCTGTCGGTCCTGGCCACCATCATCACCACCGCCATCATCGTCAACCGCTAG